TGGGAGTGGGGGGTGTCCTGCATCAGGGCTCCCCCTACCTCGGGGGTCAGGTGGGCCTACATGGCACTGGTCTCTCTGTTGGGCTGTTGGGCTCTGGCAGAGTTCTCACGGCCTGGGAGCAATGACAGAGAGCAAACACAGTGTCCACAGTGGGCGGGAGTCCCTGGGGAAGCGTGGGAGTACAGAAGGCTCAAAGGTGGCTGAGTGCCAAGTGCAGAGGAGGGGCCCTGCCCCATCTGGAAGGGGGCAGAGGCCAAGAGCcttgcctccccaccccacctcctgtgGCTCACtcacctgggggctggggctctcCAGTGGCAGAGGGGCCAACTCCACGGGGTGGTCcttacctgggccatctttgggCCTGAGCAGGGAGATAAAAGGCCAGGAGGTGGGTCCCTGAGCAGGGCACTTGGGGGCTGCTTCCTTGCAGCATGGCGCCCGGCCCAAGTTCTGCATTCACGGAGTTCCCACCCTGCTCCAAGCCTCTCTCCAGTGGCCTTCCTACTCCCCCTCGAAAGAACCCTGGGTCCCAAGCGCCTCTGGGGAGCTCTGCCCTCCAGGGGCGCtaacaccctctctctctccagccctgaCGTGCTCCCCAAAGCTCAGACGCCACCCCACCTCCTGCACCTTCCAGATGTTGGCACCGCTCAGAGGCCTCCCGTGTCCTGCTGCCCTTGCAGCCCGtgtctctctcccagccttgcctCGTCCTTTACCATCTCTTCCAGTCACCACTCCCTCAGGAAACCAAGCTGATGATGAGACAGATGCAGCTGCTGCCCCTCTGCAGCGTCCACTCAGGCCAGCGTGCCAAGctctgctccttcctcctcccagctGGCTGGCCTGCTTGTGCCCTGTCCCCATCTCCAGCCCAAACTGTGTCCTCTCCCTCAGCTTGCACTGAACCTTCTCAAGACCAGAGGAGGGGGATAGCCTCAGCTGGCCATGCTTAGTGTCATGTGactgcttccccccaccccacccaggacacagaGAACTGGGACAGTGCCAGGCCTCTGGCCAGGGCAGCACCAGTGCCATAGCTGACCAGTGGTGTGGAGTGCAAAGATGTGCTGGGCACAGCCTTGGGGGATGTGAGGGGGTGACAGGAGTGATTAGGGCAGAAGCAGCAGGGGGCTGAGAACTCAGGACACAGAGAGGCTGAAGAGGCCTCTGGGCTCAGCAGAGCTGTGGAAAAATAGGGCAAAGTCAAGGGTGAGGCAGGACCTGGCTGGAGAAACCAGGAGACgtgtgatgggggtggggccGTTCCTGAGTGCAGCCTCAGCTCCCTCCAGGCCATCCGGCTGTCACTCAAGGCTCCTTTCCACTGCCAGGGCAGCAGCGTTCTCTGCACCTGGGGCAAGCAGCTGCAACCCGTCCCAGCTCCTCACAACCCCTCAGAGCCCAGAGGAGTAACAGATGTGGACGAGggcccagagagagaggaatctgaACTCCGAGCCTACCCACTACACGAGGGGtccctcctgcagccccaggggcGTCGCTGGTGACGGGACACTGGGAGCCGGTAGCAGCACCAGGCCAGGCCGGCCCcgggaagcagaggcagcaggaagctgaggaccATGGCCAGCAGGAAGGCATCGCCATCTGCAGAGGACAGGGCTGCTGAGCCCTGAGCAGGTGTACCATTGGCCTCCTGCCCACAAGCCCCCCCGAGACACACGTCCAGCCTGCAAAGGGCCGCTGTCCACGCTGCCACCAAAGCCTGGCTTGTCGCAGAATGGGGGAGCCCAGCCCAGAGTACAGTGGCAGTTATGGTTGCTGTTGCAAACCtgcagaggaagaggggaagggagggagggtggtgtgGGAATCCCACTCCTCCCCCACTGCGGTCATGCCCCCACCCCTGGTGCTACCCACCCCACGCCCGTGGCAGGTAGGCAGGCAGCGCTGCAGCTCCTGGAAGGTGATGTTCTGGCAGTGCCTGTCCTGGCACACCTGTGGGTAGAGTGCCCATTGGGCAGTGAGGGCGGACACTGAGCCTGCCGGACTCAAGCGGCAAGGAGGGGGTCAAGTGGCAGGGCTCACCATCCTAGGTCCACACTGAGTGCCTGGCTCTACCAAGCCCAAGTCCAGCAAGTCCAGTTGGGCATCAGGGGGCACAAAGACTCCCTGGCAAGTCAACTCGCTGCCCTCCAGGTGAACGGTGGAGTCCACGGGCACCGTGTTGGGGGGGAGTTGCCTTGGCTCCCCACCCTGGCACTGCAGCTTCCCGCATAGAGCATCCCTGCGTGGTGGAAGGCAGGTCAGCAGCGCCCTTCCCCGCCCGCCCCACTGACCGGAAGCCTCAGTTCCCTcggccccactccccacctctgTGCACAAGGCATGAAGCTGGCCTCCCCATCCTGGCCGCAGTTCCCATGGGCGTCTCCTGCCGAGTTCACGACCTGGAAACAGGCCTCCGGGGCTGCACGGGAGCCTAGGAAGCAGGCGCTGGGCTGGAATTAGCTCGCGCGTCTACCCCACAGTAGAAAACTAGGCAGCCAGGAGGTAGGTGCCGGGTGCAGGAGCGCGCGCGTGGACTCACCAGGCCCCCAGAGCTGCTGGCACTGCTGCTCTAGCGTGGGACAGGCGCCGTCGCGACAGTAGCCGTGGCCCCCGGCGCAGGGTGAGCCATCGAGGAGGTAAACGTCGGGGGGACAGTGCGGAGAAGAGCCCGTGCAGAACTCCGGGAGGTCACAGTCGCCCGCAGCCGCGCGGCACAGCGTGCCTGCCGGCTTCAACTGCGCAGGTCAGCCGGTTAGGTaagggcagaggcagacagtggGATCCACGGCGACAGCGCAACCCAGGAGTGGGGGAGTCGGGTTGGAGAGCCAGCAGACCACGCACAGCGCGGAACCAGCGCCCAGCAGGGGCCGGAAGACACCCATCAGCCCAGACCAAccaggcccccagccctcacCCACGAGTCTCCTACGCCCTCACCAGGCAGCGCGCGCAGCAGTCCCCGTGGGCGCACTCTGCCCCGGCACGCAGCGAACAGTTGTGAGCGAAGCAGCAGGGTCCGGAGCACTCCTGGCGCCAGAAAGGAACAGGTGAGGTCGCAGCGCCCCGGATctcagggaagggaggggagcgAGTGGGGGTCAGCCTTGGTCGCCCGAGGCCCGACAGAAGGACCTGACCTGGCCGGAGCCACAGTCACACTCCTCGCCCGCCTCCACGAATCCGTTGCCGCAGCGAGCGGGTGGCGCCGGGAGCCCGCGTTCCGGGGCGTCGGAAAGGCACGCGCCGCCCCCCTTGCGGAAGAAGGCACGCAGCTGGCGGCGGCTGCAGGCGCTGAACACGCGCGGGAACGGGTGCCTGGGGACGCGGGGAGAGCGTCGGGCGCGCAGGGAACACCACCAAGACCTCCGGCCTTCAATTCCCGCGCGTACACTGGCCACGCAGCCGCCAGAGAGCCGGGAGACAGGAAGTGGCCCGTGGGAGGCCCCGCAGCTCAGGCCGGTATGGGGTGGAATTGCGACTCCTGGCCTCGGGGCAATCTCCCCAGGTTGTGCTGAAAGTAACTCGCTCCACCTGCGTTTGCTGTGGTTAAGCCTCAGCATAACCTAAGGGCAGGTACTGTTACATGCCCATTCTACAGTGCCCGCAGCTCCCTTCGCCCCGTTCCTGCAGCCCCTGTCCCGGTGCCCACGCACGTACCCCGTGGCCGCTGCCATGACGCAGCCGCCCCGCTCTCCCGCGGCCTCTACGCAGCAGCCGTCTGGGTCATGGCTGAGGCCAAGGCTGTGGCCAATCTCGTGGGCCATGGTGGCTGCAGCGCCAATGGGGAGCTCCGAGTGGTcctgggaggccagggagggggggCGGTCACCAAGGGCCACGAGGTCCCCGCAGCAGCCCCACTCAGTCCCCGTGGAGCTCACCCTGCTCACGCCTCCGGAGCTCTCGGCGCGACACATGCCCTCGACAGGTGCCAGGCCCACAGTGGCCCCGCGGAAGGCGCGgcccctgggggcagagcacgGTGTGACCCGGACAGCTGGGGCTCCCCTCCCGCTGGAGACCGCGCTGGGGTCAGAGGCACCCACGTGAGCAGCTGTGCAGAGTCGTGCGGCCGCCGTGCCCAGAGGCCCCGGCGCCACCGCAGGAAGGCCCAGAGCGTGGCGTTGGCATCTGGCGTGACGCGGCTCTGGTCCTGCTCAGTCCACACTTCCAGGCCGGTCAGCACCACCTGAATGTCCAAGGTCCTGAGAATCTGAGAGCCGGGCAGGGCTGGAGTCAAGCACAGGTGCCCTCCAGAGCTGCACCTCTGCTCCCCTTGCCCCTGCCACGCCCTGTGCAATCTGCCCTCTCTTCCTGTGTCCCCAACCTGGTCCACATAATTGGCCACCTCCAGGAGACGCTGTTTGGTGTGGTTCAAGTTCCTGTGCTGGATCAAGAACTGGGAAGGCAGGAATACCTGTGGTGAGGGGCAGACCGGacctccagcccaggccctgccaacCCCCCTGCCCAGAGCCGCTGCTCACCAGTGTGTGATCAGCCACTAAATACAGCTCCAGGTACCTCCGGCCCCTGGGGACCCTGCGCCGCTCCTGTGcaggggagaagaagggagaccctgagaggcaggctGCTGGGCGCAGGCGCTCTCCCATCAAACCCAATTCCCAGAGAGAATAGCTTTACAGTGTTGCTAGAATTGGCTTCTTCAGTCTCTGCTTAAAACTACCAGCAAGGCAGACCCCAGGCTGGGGCCTGCATTCccatctcttcccctccctgtgTGGGCCATGGATACTCCCACTCCCACCCGGTCCACGCCCCTGACCCTGCTCGGGGGGGCACGAGGGCGGCTGGCCATGTCCCCGTTCTCCTGGGGGTCCCTGTGGCCACAGGCCCCTTTCCAGGTGAGCAGCTGCTGGAGCCTGAAGATCCTATGGGTGAAGAAGTCGTTGGAGTCCCCAGGAGTTCCCGGCCGCAGGTAATAGGTGGTATTGCTGCTGAGCTGGATCAGGCCGCTAGGGTGCAGAGGAGGGAGTGAGGGCGCTCTTGCCGAAGCCCCTgggccacccccctccccccagacacCTCACCTCATCCCGGAGCAAGTGCTGAGGACGACCCAGGAGCCGGGGAAGCCCCTCACGTGCCCGTGGTAGTGGCAGTGATCCTGGGGAGGAAAGGACCCGGCCCCAGGTCTCAGCCAGCACTGAAGTGGCAGGGGTAAGAGCAAGGGCAtggtggggagtggggcaggaATAGTGTGGGGGTGCCTGCCCCAGCACCTCCCACCCTGTCTCAGGGCCCGTGCAAGTATCTCACCGTGTGGCTGGGGACTAGCACCACCGGCTGACCGTCTGGACTGTAGTGGGTTTCTGTGTATCCGGGGGCCAGCAGCCTGCTGGGAGTGGGGTTACAGGAGTCACATAATTCAGGCCACCTCTTCCTGGATGCCTTCCAGCCTTCCTCCCTGAATGCTAACTAAGCAGCTCTCTGAGTGAAGTCCCCAGAGTACCTCAGCTCAAAGAAACCTGGCGCTAGAGGGAGACGGTGAGGGTCAGGAAGGAGCCTTCATGATGGCTCAGATGTGGGAATTGGGAGGCTGAGAAGCAGTggggaggaagacaggaagggtTGGTGCCCGTCAGAGGCCTGcggcaggcagctggagcctcgggggtggggggactcagAGACACTGCCAAGAGAGTGGAAGTGGAGTAAACCCCCTTGGTATGCCTGCCTGCTGCAGGGCATCTGGTCAACCCCTCACCCTCTCCTACCGCAAGTCCTTCCAGTCTCCGGCCTCTCAGTCTTGGGGTCCACCCCTTCCCTCCGCCTCTGTCCAGTAGCATGCACTCCCTGCTTCCTCAGGAAACAGAACAGCACCTGCCCACCTGAGCAGAGATCTCCATCCCCCTCTATCCAGACACCTCCCAGTAATGACTCCATCTTTGGGCTCCATCTCCCTGGGATCCTTCCCACCAGGTCAGAGCTTTTTTCTTTCCGGAAAACCCTTGACCCCCAACTTCACCTGAGCTTCTTTACCTCCACACCCCCCGCCAAGGCCCAGGCATCCTCTGACCttctccagctctgctcctccacTGCCCATGTCTGCACAACCcatggggcaggtggcagggtcACTTCACTTAATGGGTAGGGGTGGCGAACCCCAGAGGGGCAGTGGTTAGGCGCAGTGGGAGGAGAGTTAGTTTGCAGTGCATGGGACCCCAGAGGGAGAATAACCTACACAGACAGTGCTCACAGCAGTGGCCGCAGGAAGCGAGCTCTCTAGGAGTAATACCTATGGATGACACAGTCTAGAAAGCTCCAAGACCCTTGGAGCTTGGGGCAGCATTGGCCTAGCAATTgagatgctggttaggacacctgcatcccacattggagtgcctgggttcaattcccggctctggctcctgattccagcttcctagtgcAAACCCTAGAAGCAGTAGTGActattcaagtagttgggtccctcccacctatgtggaagacctggttcaagttctgggctcttgattTCAAtgtagcccagccttggctgttgtgggcatttggggagtaaactacaaGATAGGAGTGCTCacttgatctctttctctccccactttcactaccttttagataaataagaAAGTTTTAACTCCCCACACTCTGTCTTGGACACTCACCCCACCCAACCCAGGGCATCATCCTGAGCTATTCTGGCTGCCCATTCACCAGCTCAAAATCTCTGGCTCCACCCCATCCAGGACACTCAGAGCTAAACTGTTCTTTTGAGATCTGGCCCTCTTGGCTCTCCTGGAGTTCACTTCCACCTGCCCCCTTCCCTGCTGATGGCGACCTTCCAGGCAGGTGGCCCCAATTGTGTCTGCAATCTTATCTAGGATTCTCCTTTGACGCAGCAGATCCTGTGAACTGCCACTAGGTGGCGTCACTCGCCTCCAGTACAGAGTTGACAGGATGCTGCTGCCGTTGGGAGGAGGGATGTGCTCCACAGTGAGGTTGATCCTGCCTCAACAGTCATTCCATCTTCCAGGGGCCATCATGACTCCCTGTCACCTGCACTCCTCGTAGGGCCCTCCCGCCATGCAGTCTCCTTTATGGGTCCAAATTGGTCCTGTTCCCAGCACTGATCCATTCCAGAGAGAGGctctctgggctcccagccccaccccagcctggtaCTCACTGGTTCTTATGCAGCTCAAGCAGGAGCTCCTGACCTTCAGCCTCCAAGGTCATTAACCCTGCATCCAGTGTCGAGACCTGGCCAAGAAGGGGTGTGGGGCTGAGATGGGGGCCTCCAGGCTTCctgcctgcagggagctggggggaTGTAGAGCTGGCTGGCGAGGGGGTTCAAGAGCAGACCATGGCCTGGGGATggtggcaggcagcaggcccCCTATGGACCAGCACATGCCAAGATGGTCCCAAACTCAGATTTGTGCTGACAACAGCTGCCTGCCGGGGGCACACCCCATCCTCCCTAGAGATGAGGGCTCCCAGGAAGGCACCTGCTTTGCTGTGGTCATGGGCTCTCCGTCCTCTTTCAGGCCTGGAAGGGGCACGAGAGTCAGGGGAGGGTGGTAGCGTCGAGAGGACATTTTAGGGGCCTTGGGTAGCCATCCTGTGGGCCTCCTCACAGCCTCTGTGCCATATAGGGGCTTGTTTTTGTGTCTGCCTTCAGTCCCTGTAGAATGTAGACTGCATTCCTCCAACTGCAGTTCTGGAAAACCCCCCCTCCCATCCACCACGTGGTCCTTGGCTTCCCACAGGCCCATCCTACACCTGCTTCCCTGAGCTCATGGGGTAAACATGGAACCCATCCCAAGCCAAGAGAAAGTGCTGGTCATCAGATGGATGTCAGGAAGGCTGGCTCAGCCCACAGCCCTTTTCTCCCCCAGCCTCATGCCTCTCTCACCCTGTGAGAATACCCCATCTTCTCCCCACCTTTGACCCCTGAGCCTGGCTGGAGGCCCGGAGTTGGAGCTGACCCAGTAGCTTCCTAGGGGAAGGGCACTGTATCCTCAGAATGTTTGCTCCCCCACCCTGAAAGTTATTCCCCTTTTATCCGTAAATGCACTGGGTTAGGGCCCTGGCCAAGGGACTCAGAGTCTtggcaggggtgagggggtgagggggaTGTTTCTCGGCAGGTGGGGAGCAGGCAGCCCTCGCTTCCCCAGCCATGGACCCTGCAAGGCCCCAAACATGAGCTCATGTGGCTGGAATGCTGCCTGCTTTATTGGGAGAAGTGTGGGGCCCAGATGGAAGGCCACACGAAGGCTCTGTCcccctggggccctgctgcctTCACTTCTTGCTTCCCTGGAGGGCCTGCCCCTCAGTGTGTCCCCAGCCCATCCCGGAGCAGGAGTGCCTCCTGCCTGCTGGACAGCACACCTGCTCTCAGCTGTCCTCTGCCCTATCTTGGCAGGAGCAGAGCCCATGTAGGATTGCCCACCTTGGTCACAGCCCAGGGGAGTAGGGCCACCATCAGGGTGACCCCACTGTGGCTCACCCAGGAAGTTGGAGAACAGTCTCAAAgctcaggccagcactgtggggccaGCTGGGTGGGGCCCCCAAGGGTCCAGGGGTTTTCAGGgagggtcctgggtcctgggaaAGCCCTCAGGGTACTTGCCTGCCTTTCTTCACTGGGATTGGAaaatgggggggcgggggggctcttGCCTGGcagccctctgtgtgtgtctgggctTGGCCAATGGTTTGAAGCCTTTCAGGTTTTAGCAGGTCTCAGGTTCCCGCCTGAAGAGCTGTGGGGCCACAGGCAATCTCCCCAACCTCTCTGGGCTTCTGCCCTCATGGGAACGGGGCGTAGAGAGGCCGCTGGCCTCTTGGTTTGCAGCGCAGATGCTGCAGTGCAATCAGATGGGGCGTGGCTGTTATGGAAATGGGTGATGACAGGCAGTActtgggaggaggctggggccgAGTGTCCTGGAGAACACAAATGGGGTGCGCTTCCATCGGGGGGGCATCAAGAGAGTGACTGCTGCCCCCCAAGCCAGAGTGGATTCCACATGAGCCAATGAGGCCAAGGTTTCTGGCCCCTCAATGGTAGGGCCCTGGGAGAGACGGCATTGTGTTCATAGGACAACGTGTTCACATGCCCTGGTAAACTTGGTGAAAGGAAGATATTTTGGTGTTTTCTGAAAAGGGCTCCTAAAAGCTTCAGGCCCCACGGCTCTGCCTGGTGGGGGTAGGGGCAGCCTGGATTATCCGGGGAGGGAGCCGAAAATAACTTCCATGTGGACAGGCTCACGAGAGCAAGCTGTGTGTCTCCCTGCCCCCGCCTGCCCACCCAGTATGTGTctatggcggggggggggggggggggataaaggAGTAGTGCCTTGGTGGCTCTGGGGACCCCAGCAAAACAGCCAACTGCAGTGTGGGGACGGACGAAAGGGCAGAAGGCCCTGGGGGAGGATGAGCGATATTGCACTGACCGGTTCTTTCAGGGTGATCACCTGCCCGGGTCGTCCATCCAGGACCCAACCAGGGGTGGCTGGCTCTCCAGGGGTGTATCCTAGGGTGAGGACAGAGCACAGGGTGAGGGGCATCAGCAGGAGAACGGGAGGCCCCGAGAGGAAGGGACCATCCTCACCTGCGTGGGCATAGCCTGGAGAGGGCATCTTTAGAATGAAGGAGCCACCAGGAAGTGGCAGGAGGGAGACGAAGGGGCCTGGGTAGGCACAGCT
The window above is part of the Oryctolagus cuniculus chromosome 11, mOryCun1.1, whole genome shotgun sequence genome. Proteins encoded here:
- the ADAM33 gene encoding disintegrin and metalloproteinase domain-containing protein 33 isoform X11; this translates as MGRGFQRAWGLPVLLLPLLLLLLLRLVPGARVLQGYTPGEPATPGWVLDGRPGQVITLKEPVSTLDAGLMTLEAEGQELLLELHKNHRLLAPGYTETHYSPDGQPVVLVPSHTDHCHYHGHVRGFPGSWVVLSTCSGMSGLIQLSSNTTYYLRPGTPGDSNDFFTHRIFRLQQLLTWKGACGHRDPQENGDMASRPRAPPSRERRRVPRGRRYLELYLVADHTLFLIQHRNLNHTKQRLLEVANYVDQILRTLDIQVVLTGLEVWTEQDQSRVTPDANATLWAFLRWRRGLWARRPHDSAQLLTGRAFRGATVGLAPVEGMCRAESSGGVSRDHSELPIGAAATMAHEIGHSLGLSHDPDGCCVEAAGERGGCVMAAATGHPFPRVFSACSRRQLRAFFRKGGGACLSDAPERGLPAPPARCGNGFVEAGEECDCGSGQECSGPCCFAHNCSLRAGAECAHGDCCARCLLKPAGTLCRAAAGDCDLPEFCTGSSPHCPPDVYLLDGSPCAGGHGYCRDGACPTLEQQCQQLWGPGSRAAPEACFQVVNSAGDAHGNCGQDGEASFMPCAQRDALCGKLQCQGGEPRQLPPNTVPVDSTVHLEGSELTCQGVFVPPDAQLDLLDLGLVEPGTQCGPRMVCQDRHCQNITFQELQRCLPTCHGRGVCNSNHNCHCTLGWAPPFCDKPGFGGSVDSGPLQAGHGDAFLLAMVLSFLLPLLPGAGLAWCCYRLPVSRHQRRPWGCRRDPSCSGPKDGPGKDHPVELAPLPLESPSPQQVKSRSQDPVSGERWLLSVDS
- the ADAM33 gene encoding disintegrin and metalloproteinase domain-containing protein 33 isoform X3; this translates as MPSPGYAHAGYTPGEPATPGWVLDGRPGQVITLKEPVSTLDAGLMTLEAEGQELLLELHKNHRLLAPGYTETHYSPDGQPVVLVPSHTDHCHYHGHVRGFPGSWVVLSTCSGMSGLIQLSSNTTYYLRPGTPGDSNDFFTHRIFRLQQLLTWKGACGHRDPQENGDMASRPRAPPSRERRRVPRGRRYLELYLVADHTLFLIQHRNLNHTKQRLLEVANYVDQILRTLDIQVVLTGLEVWTEQDQSRVTPDANATLWAFLRWRRGLWARRPHDSAQLLTGRAFRGATVGLAPVEGMCRAESSGGVSRDHSELPIGAAATMAHEIGHSLGLSHDPDGCCVEAAGERGGCVMAAATGHPFPRVFSACSRRQLRAFFRKGGGACLSDAPERGLPAPPARCGNGFVEAGEECDCGSGQECSGPCCFAHNCSLRAGAECAHGDCCARCLLKPAGTLCRAAAGDCDLPEFCTGSSPHCPPDVYLLDGSPCAGGHGYCRDGACPTLEQQCQQLWGPGSRAAPEACFQVVNSAGDAHGNCGQDGEASFMPCAQRDALCGKLQCQGGEPRQLPPNTVPVDSTVHLEGSELTCQGVFVPPDAQLDLLDLGLVEPGTQCGPRMVCQDRHCQNITFQELQRCLPTCHGRGVCNSNHNCHCTLGWAPPFCDKPGFGGSVDSGPLQAGHGDAFLLAMVLSFLLPLLPGAGLAWCCYRLPVSRHQRRPWGCRRDPSCSGPKDGPGKDHPVELAPLPLESPSPQAELDDERERRRERSSFRWFTPQMAAMAGALCRSEARSQVLPPGLPCAGPKDLGHPPLLSRATAESWTERGATGTESCTLTGTRPRGASAVGRGLAK
- the ADAM33 gene encoding disintegrin and metalloproteinase domain-containing protein 33 isoform X4, with the protein product MGRGFQRAWGLPVLLLPLLLLLLLRLVPGARVLQGYTPGEPATPGWVLDGRPGQVITLKEPVSTLDAGLMTLEAEGQELLLELHKNHRLLAPGYTETHYSPDGQPVVLVPSHTDHCHYHGHVRGFPGSWVVLSTCSGMSGLIQLSSNTTYYLRPGTPGDSNDFFTHRIFRLQQLLTWKGACGHRDPQENGDMASRPRAPPSRERRRVPRGRRYLELYLVADHTLFLIQHRNLNHTKQRLLEVANYVDQILRTLDIQVVLTGLEVWTEQDQSRVTPDANATLWAFLRWRRGLWARRPHDSAQLLTGRAFRGATVGLAPVEGMCRAESSGGVSRDHSELPIGAAATMAHEIGHSLGLSHDPDGCCVEAAGERGGCVMAAATGHPFPRVFSACSRRQLRAFFRKGGGACLSDAPERGLPAPPARCGNGFVEAGEECDCGSGQECSGPCCFAHNCSLRAGAECAHGDCCARCLLKPAGTLCRAAAGDCDLPEFCTGSSPHCPPDVYLLDGSPCAGGHGYCRDGACPTLEQQCQQLWGPGSRAAPEACFQVVNSAGDAHGNCGQDGEASFMPCAQRDALCGKLQCQGGEPRQLPPNTVPVDSTVHLEGSELTCQGVFVPPDAQLDLLDLGLVEPGTQCGPRMVCNSNHNCHCTLGWAPPFCDKPGFGGSVDSGPLQAGHGDAFLLAMVLSFLLPLLPGAGLAWCCYRLPVSRHQRRPWGCRRDPSCSGPKDGPGKDHPVELAPLPLESPSPQAELDDERERRRERSSFRWFTPQMAAMAGALCRSEARSQVLPPGLPCAGPKDLGHPPLLSRATAESWTERGATGTESCTLTGTRPRGASAVGRGLAK
- the ADAM33 gene encoding disintegrin and metalloproteinase domain-containing protein 33 isoform X1, producing MGRGFQRAWGLPVLLLPLLLLLLLRLVPGARVLQGYTPGEPATPGWVLDGRPGQVITLKEPVSTLDAGLMTLEAEGQELLLELHKNHRLLAPGYTETHYSPDGQPVVLVPSHTDHCHYHGHVRGFPGSWVVLSTCSGMSGLIQLSSNTTYYLRPGTPGDSNDFFTHRIFRLQQLLTWKGACGHRDPQENGDMASRPRAPPSRERRRVPRGRRYLELYLVADHTLFLIQHRNLNHTKQRLLEVANYVDQILRTLDIQVVLTGLEVWTEQDQSRVTPDANATLWAFLRWRRGLWARRPHDSAQLLTGRAFRGATVGLAPVEGMCRAESSGGVSRDHSELPIGAAATMAHEIGHSLGLSHDPDGCCVEAAGERGGCVMAAATGHPFPRVFSACSRRQLRAFFRKGGGACLSDAPERGLPAPPARCGNGFVEAGEECDCGSGQECSGPCCFAHNCSLRAGAECAHGDCCARCLLKPAGTLCRAAAGDCDLPEFCTGSSPHCPPDVYLLDGSPCAGGHGYCRDGACPTLEQQCQQLWGPGSRAAPEACFQVVNSAGDAHGNCGQDGEASFMPCAQRDALCGKLQCQGGEPRQLPPNTVPVDSTVHLEGSELTCQGVFVPPDAQLDLLDLGLVEPGTQCGPRMVCQDRHCQNITFQELQRCLPTCHGRGVCNSNHNCHCTLGWAPPFCDKPGFGGSVDSGPLQAGHGDAFLLAMVLSFLLPLLPGAGLAWCCYRLPVSRHQRRPWGCRRDPSCSGPKDGPGKDHPVELAPLPLESPSPQAELDDERERRRERSSFRWFTPQMAAMAGALCRSEARSQVLPPGLPCAGPKDLGHPPLLSRATAESWTERGATGTESCTLTGTRPRGASAVGRGLAK
- the ADAM33 gene encoding disintegrin and metalloproteinase domain-containing protein 33 isoform X20 is translated as MGRGFQRAWGLPVLLLPLLLLLLLRLVPGARVLQGYTPGEPATPGWVLDGRPGQVITLKEPVSTLDAGLMTLEAEGQELLLELHKNHRLLAPGYTETHYSPDGQPVVLVPSHTDHCHYHGHVRGFPGSWVVLSTCSGMSGLIQLSSNTTYYLRPGTPGDSNDFFTHRIFRLQQLLTWKGACGHRDPQENGDMASRPRAPPSRERRRVPRGRRYLELYLVADHTLFLIQHRNLNHTKQRLLEVANYVDQILRTLDIQVVLTGLEVWTEQDQSRVTPDANATLWAFLRWRRGLWARRPHDSAQLLTGRAFRGATVGLAPVEGMCRAESSGGVSRDHSELPIGAAATMAHEIGHSLGLSHDPDGCCVEAAGERGGCVMAAATGHPFPRVFSACSRRQLRAFFRKGGGACLSDAPERGLPAPPARCGNGFVEAGEECDCGSGQECSGPCCFAHNCSLRAGAECAHGDCCARCLLKPAGTLCRAAAGDCDLPEFCTGSSPHCPPDVYLLDGSPCAGGHGYCRDGACPTLEQQCQQLWGPGSRAAPEACFQVVNSAGDAHGNCGQDGEASFMPCAQRFATATITATVLWAGLPHSATSQALVAAWTAALCRLDMAMPSCWPWSSASCCLCFPGPAWPGAATGSQCPVTSDAPGAAGGTPRVVGPKMAQVRTTPWSWPLCHWRAPAPRQS
- the ADAM33 gene encoding disintegrin and metalloproteinase domain-containing protein 33 isoform X19, with amino-acid sequence MGRGFQRAWGLPVLLLPLLLLLLLRLVPGARVLQGYTPGEPATPGWVLDGRPGQVITLKEPVSTLDAGLMTLEAEGQELLLELHKNHRLLAPGYTETHYSPDGQPVVLVPSHTDHCHYHGHVRGFPGSWVVLSTCSGMSGLIQLSSNTTYYLRPGTPGDSNDFFTHRIFRLQQLLTWKGACGHRDPQENGDMASRPRAPPSRERRRVPRGRRYLELYLVADHTLFLIQHRNLNHTKQRLLEVANYVDQILRTLDIQVVLTGLEVWTEQDQSRVTPDANATLWAFLRWRRGLWARRPHDSAQLLTGRAFRGATVGLAPVEGMCRAESSGGVSRDHSELPIGAAATMAHEIGHSLGLSHDPDGCCVEAAGERGGCVMAAATGHPFPRVFSACSRRQLRAFFRKGGGACLSDAPERGLPAPPARCGNGFVEAGEECDCGSGQECSGPCCFAHNCSLRAGAECAHGDCCARCLLKPAGTLCRAAAGDCDLPEFCTGSSPHCPPDVYLLDGSPCAGGHGYCRDGACPTLEQQCQQLWGPGSRAAPEACFQVVNSAGDAHGNCGQDGEASFMPCAQRFATATITATVLWAGLPHSATSQALVAAWTAALCRLDMAMPSCWPWSSASCCLCFPGPAWPGAATGSQCPVTSDAPGAAGGTPRVVGPKMAQVRTTPWSWPLCHWRAPAPRSSPEAKIQSLGRGGS